The nucleotide sequence aaacacaactGCGTCTAAATCTTGGCAGCCCTAATTTAGATAATCATCTTGCATTCTCATCTGGTCTAACAATGCAATGTACTTAATTTGAAGTTGCTTTATCTTTCACTCAAGCACCAACAATGTGTTTGAATAACTTCACAAGGATTCTGTAAACCAAAGAAATGTAGCAAACATTTAATTGGCGTCACACAATAAGAGTTCCCGCACATTATAAACCAAAACATTGCAAAATAATTGATTAACCGTTTtggtcggccgacagtttgttaggggtcataaatcagtatgatcAGAGATGAATGGTAGAGAGCACGTTActaagatcaggtatttatagAGGAGAAATGTAAACCATCGGGTCaaatgtcggccgactgtttattttgcagtgtgcgggtgGGTCTAGTATGTAACCTATGACCTATATACGCAACAAAACTGACCTACATATCAGATTTCGCGCAAAAAACCAGGTGCACTTTATaaaggttacaaaataaaacaccaatTCATTGCAATCTATTTACTTCTGTAACTATGCAATCTAAACACTACACTACGCACTACTGAAAACTCGGCATTCGGCTTTCGGCCTAAGCTTGAGACAATCTCGCCAAATCGCTGGCGTGACGACGACGGAACTCGGCGATCGCATTCATAGCGCTCAAGTGAGCACGATACCCCAGCTCTCCAGGAAGCACGCTAGCCACCGCCATCTGAGCATCTCTGACGGTCACAAACTTCTTCTTGCGACGGGTCACGCCATTGGCTGTCTTCCCAACCCCAATCATATTCATGAATATCTTCATGATGATCAGCGCAACCTCTGCGCTCAACACCGTCCTCTTGCGAATGACGTTACGGAAGATCAAATTCATGAACGTGGACAATTTGTTGCACTTCTTGAATTTTTTCGTTTTCGCTATCGGATTATCCCCCGGTTTCTTAATAGATTTCACTCGTTTCTTCGGCTCTTTAACAGGCGCCATGATCACCGATGAGTATAAGCTTTTCACGACCGGTTTATGGAAATTAATCACAACAAGATGTATTTTCGCCGTATCACTTATTGCACACCCCGTACAAATGACAGTTTGGCGCATGCGTGATAAATCCCCCTTCCCTTTCGCGTGTATAACTCTTTCCCGTTTATGTGTCACGTTCCATGACCAAACATTGAGATTTTATTGACCAATAACATTAAGTGATATAAGCAATGTCATAATTATTAGTGTAGATTTGTATAACATGATTGGGTGATAATTTGATTGCTTGATTTACGAAATACGTGTAAATGTGTAGACAATGAAATAGATGAAGTGGATTTGACACTTGTTGAATGCCGAACAGCGCCGAAGGTACCAGGCGCACATAATAGGGAAAGCAATTAGCTTGTGCTGACTAGATTTGCATAACCAAGGGGTAGAAGCAATACAGGCCTCTTATTCTAAAATTGGTTAATAAATTACTGTTTCAGTTTATGTGATCCTAGTCTTGTGTactctttaaattatttatttaagaaattaaaaacatcattgtatgtcttttatttatattttgaaataaactaaatctatacttacataaaagaataaaaattaaaactaataaagcgcGTCGAAAAATTCATCCTCATTGCTGTCACCCGgcagtgtacccaaaaggctggctgcattgccacgttgaatggaaATGCTTCATCGTtgggcgaaataaaagccagcccttaggtcccgagaagtgtcaacaatgTCTTTTATGAAGTACAAATGCATTAAAACATCAGTTTTTCAACAAACAGTACATTTTGCCTTCATTATCTGACTTCATCACCCAAGTTTACGTAACTAACTTCGCAGCAATAATTGTATGTAAAGGTAGATGAGACTTAACCGCAGTTGTCCTACAAGAAGGCATCAATTACAGAACTATTGTCATATGACTATCGCGTGCGTAATCTTGGCTGTCACTCGGATTTGATACGGCGATTATTAAGCATGGTTGCATGTCTTATGATGTCCTGTTACATAAAGTCGTTCTTGGTATCTGTTTCTGAAGGAAAATGGTTAATTAAATCATGATATGATTAGCTTAATTAAAAGCCTGTCGTAATACTGCAAATacaggtaggtacatacttacttGATTTTGCTTTAgtctttatgtttatttcatcat is from Helicoverpa zea isolate HzStark_Cry1AcR chromosome 19, ilHelZeax1.1, whole genome shotgun sequence and encodes:
- the LOC124639623 gene encoding uncharacterized protein LOC124639623; translation: MAPVKEPKKRVKSIKKPGDNPIAKTKKFKKCNKLSTFMNLIFRNVIRKRTVLSAEVALIIMKIFMNMIGVGKTANGVTRRKKKFVTVRDAQMAVASVLPGELGYRAHLSAMNAIAEFRRRHASDLARLSQA